A single region of the Musa acuminata AAA Group cultivar baxijiao chromosome BXJ1-11, Cavendish_Baxijiao_AAA, whole genome shotgun sequence genome encodes:
- the LOC103972313 gene encoding pentatricopeptide repeat-containing protein At1g08070, chloroplastic-like → MRQLLQLHANLITSSPPPDAVDPNVVAVKLICAAAARSNPRHAALVFSALSAPNLVAWNSLLRALALHHLHPVALRHFRRLLAAGSPLPDEFTFTSVLKACAGLLSRSDGEMAHALVLTRGFESNLFVRNSLVDMYFKFGRPDDARRLFDEMITKDVVSWNTLVSGYCSCGDIAMARKVFDRMPERSMVSWSAMIAGHARSGDLGAAREVFDRANEKSVGCWNAMISGYAQNEKFSEAIALYRRMLQIPMAQPNEVTLVCVLSACAHLGALDLGRWIDGFIKRRAMGLSLFLGNALSDMYAKCGCVAEARSVFDKMAERDVVSWSIIITASAMHGHAEDAISGFHRMLESGVKPNDITFMGILSACTHGGLVDAGLCYFDMMTEEFEIIPKVEHYGCVVDLLSRAGRLDEAEDLINSMQVAPNVIVWGALLGGCRIYKDINRGERVVQHILELDPGHSGSYVYLANVYVSMGRLEDAAKFRLMMREKRVVKTPGCSWIEVDNMVHEFFMGDRSHPQSEKIYSMISTLSLRMKLAGYVPITSLVSQSIDEEEKENVLSMHSEKLAVAFGLISTKDGTTIRVVKNLRVCNDCHEAMKVISRIVSREIVLRDRSRFHHFKEGQCSCKDYW, encoded by the coding sequence ATGCGCCAGCTACTCCAACTCCACGCCAACCTCATCACCTCCTCTCCGCCCCCGGACGCCGTAGACCCCAACGTCGTCGCTGTCAAGCTCATCTGCGCCGCTGCCGCGCGCTCCAACCCCCGCCATGCCGCCCTCGTTTTCTCTGCTCTCTCCGCCCCCAACCTCGTCGCCTGGAACTCCCTCCTCCGGGCCCTTGCCCTCCACCACCTCCACCCCGTTGCCCTCCGCCATTTCCGTCGCCTCCTCGCCGCCGGCTCCCCCCTGCCCGACGAATTCACGTTCACCTCCGTCCTCAAGGCCTGCGCTGGCCTCCTTTCCAGGTCGGACGGGGAGATGGCCCACGCCCTCGTCCTGACGCGCGGCTTCGAATCCAACCTCTTCGTCCGCAACTCTCTCGTCGACATGTACTTTAAGTTCGGCCGGCCCGACGATGCACGACGCCTGTTCGATGAAATGATCACGAAGGACGTCGTTTCTTGGAACACTCTGGTCTCTGGGTATTGCTCTTGTGGTGACATCGCCATGGCGCGGAAGGTGTTTGATCGGATGCCTGAGAGGAGCATGGTCTCCTGGTCTGCGATGATTGCAGGCCATGCTCGGTCAGGCGACTTGGGCGCTGCTCGTGAGGTCTTTGATCGAGCAAATGAGAAGAGTGTTGGTTGCTGGAATGCCATGATCTCGGGGTACGCTCAGAACGAGAAGTTCTCAGAGGCCATTGCACTGTACCGCAGGATGCTGCAAATCCCGATGGCGCAGCCCAATGAAGTTACACTTGTGTGTGTTCTATCAGCCTGTGCCCACCTAGGTGCCCTTGATTTAGGAAGGTGGATCGATGGATTCATCAAGAGGAGAGCCATGGGATTGAGCCTCTTCTTGGGGAATGCACTATCGGACATGTATGCCAAGTGCGGGTGTGTAGCCGAGGCAAGATCAGTGTTCGACAAAATGGCAGAGAGGGATGTGGTGTCATGGAGCATAATCATCACTGCATCGGCCATGCATGGCCATGCCGAGGATGCAATATCTGGTTTCCACAGAATGTTAGAGAGTGGCGTGAAGCCAAATGACATCACATTCATGGGCATTTTATCTGCTTGCACTCATGGTGGCCTAGTGGATGCAGGGCTTTGTTATTTTGACATGATGACTGAGGAGTTTGAGATCATCCCAAAGGTTGAACACTATGGCTGTGTGGTGGATCTTCTCAGCCGTGCTGGAAGGCTTGATGAAGCTGAGGACTTGATAAATTCAATGCAGGTGGCACCCAATGTCATCGTCTGGGGTGCTCTGTTGGGTGGTTGCAGGATCTACAAGGACATAAACCGAGGGGAACGAGTAGTTCAACACATACTGGAGTTAGACCCTGGGCACTCGGGCAGCTATGTGTATCTAGCAAACGTGTATGTTTCGATGGGAAGGTTGGAAGATGCAGCGAAGTTTAGATTAATGATGCGAGAGAAGAGGGTGGTGAAGACACCTGGTTGCAGTTGGATTGAGGTAGACAACATGGTACATGAGTTCTTCATGGGCGATCGTTCGCATCCACAATCTGAAAAGATATATTCAATGATCAGTACATTGAGCTTAAGAATGAAGCTCGCAGGATATGTCCCCATCACATCCTTGGTTTCACAAAGCATAGatgaggaggaaaaggagaatGTGCTGTCGATGCACAGCGAGAAGTTAGCTGTAGCTTTTGGGCTCATCAGCACAAAGGATGGTACCACAATTCGAGTTGTGAAGAATTTGCGGGTTTGTAATGATTGCCATGAAGCCATGAAGGTCATCTCAAGAATTGTCTCACGGGAGATTGTTCTGCGTGATCGAAGTCGGTTCCACCATTTCAAGGAGGGTCAATGTTCTTGTAAAGACTACTGGTAG
- the LOC135597739 gene encoding short-chain dehydrogenase TIC 32 B, chloroplastic-like isoform X2 has product MGIFSLVTGLPGPSGFGSSSTAEQVTEGVDASNLTVIITGGASGIGAETARVFALRGAHVIIAARNMEAATDAKQLILKTTPSSRVDLLELDLSSLKSVRAFSDKFLSMDLPLNILINNAGVMFCPHQLSEDGTEMQFATNHIGHFQLTNLLLEKMKSTARKTGIEGRIVNLSSVAHIYTYEDGIRFSELNEKYGKKAYGQSKLANILHANELSRRLQEEGANVTVNSVHPGLIMTNLMRHTLFLMRMLKMVSYILWKNVPQGAATTCYVALHPSVKGVSGKYFVDCNEAKPSSLAGDETLARRLWDFSEKLVKAKSCDRR; this is encoded by the exons ATGGGAATCTTCTCACTAGTGACAGGGTTACCAGGGCCAAGCGGCTTCGGATCGTCTTCCACAGCAGAGCAGGTGACCGAAGGCGTCGACGCATCCAACCTCACCGTCATCATCACGG GCGGTGCAAGCGGCATCGGCGCAGAGACCGCAAGAGTCTTCGCACTTCGCGGTGCCCATGTCATCATTGCAGCCAGGAACATGGAGGCTGCCACTGATGCGAAGCAGCTTATCCTAAAGACCACTCCATCTTCCAGGGTGGATCTCTTAGAGCTCGATCTCAGCTCACTGAAGTCTGTGCGTGCCTTCTCGGACAAGTTCCTCTCCATGGATCTTCCCCTCAACATCTTAAT AAACAATGCCGGCGTCATGTTCTGCCCTCACCAGCTCTCTGAGGATGGAACAGAGATGCAGTTCGCTACAAATCACATAG GCCACTTTCAGCTGACGAATCTTCTTCTTGAGAAGATGAAAAGCACTGCGAGGAAGACAGGAATCGAAGGTCGCATTGTGAACTTGTCGTCTGTGGCTCACATATACACCTATGAAGATGGAATTCGATTTAGTGAACTCAATGAAAAATATGG CAAGAAGGCATATGGGCAATCTAAGCTGGCCAACATATTACACGCGAATGAGCTGTCCAGGCGTCTACAG GAAGAGGGAGCAAATGTTACAGTCAACTCAGTTCATCCAGGACTCATCATGACGAACCTGATGAGGCACACCTTGTTCCTGATGA GGATGCTAAAGATGGTCTCATACATCCTGTGGAAGAACGTGCCGCAG GGAGCAGCTACGACTTGCTACGTTGCGCTACATCCGAGCGTGAAGGGCGTGTCGGGGAAGTACTTCGTCGACTGCAACGAGGCGAAGCCGAGCTCGTTGGCCGGAGACGAAACCCTGGCGAGGAGGCTGTGGGACTTCAGCGAGAAGCTGGTTAAAGCCAAAAGTTGTGACCGTCGGTGA
- the LOC135597739 gene encoding short-chain dehydrogenase TIC 32 B, chloroplastic-like isoform X1, giving the protein MGIFSLVTGLPGPSGFGSSSTAEQVTEGVDASNLTVIITGGASGIGAETARVFALRGAHVIIAARNMEAATDAKQLILKTTPSSRVDLLELDLSSLKSVRAFSDKFLSMDLPLNILINNAGVMFCPHQLSEDGTEMQFATNHIGHFQLTNLLLEKMKSTARKTGIEGRIVNLSSVAHIYTYEDGIRFSELNEKYGYSSKKAYGQSKLANILHANELSRRLQEEGANVTVNSVHPGLIMTNLMRHTLFLMRMLKMVSYILWKNVPQGAATTCYVALHPSVKGVSGKYFVDCNEAKPSSLAGDETLARRLWDFSEKLVKAKSCDRR; this is encoded by the exons ATGGGAATCTTCTCACTAGTGACAGGGTTACCAGGGCCAAGCGGCTTCGGATCGTCTTCCACAGCAGAGCAGGTGACCGAAGGCGTCGACGCATCCAACCTCACCGTCATCATCACGG GCGGTGCAAGCGGCATCGGCGCAGAGACCGCAAGAGTCTTCGCACTTCGCGGTGCCCATGTCATCATTGCAGCCAGGAACATGGAGGCTGCCACTGATGCGAAGCAGCTTATCCTAAAGACCACTCCATCTTCCAGGGTGGATCTCTTAGAGCTCGATCTCAGCTCACTGAAGTCTGTGCGTGCCTTCTCGGACAAGTTCCTCTCCATGGATCTTCCCCTCAACATCTTAAT AAACAATGCCGGCGTCATGTTCTGCCCTCACCAGCTCTCTGAGGATGGAACAGAGATGCAGTTCGCTACAAATCACATAG GCCACTTTCAGCTGACGAATCTTCTTCTTGAGAAGATGAAAAGCACTGCGAGGAAGACAGGAATCGAAGGTCGCATTGTGAACTTGTCGTCTGTGGCTCACATATACACCTATGAAGATGGAATTCGATTTAGTGAACTCAATGAAAAATATGG GTACTCCAGCAAGAAGGCATATGGGCAATCTAAGCTGGCCAACATATTACACGCGAATGAGCTGTCCAGGCGTCTACAG GAAGAGGGAGCAAATGTTACAGTCAACTCAGTTCATCCAGGACTCATCATGACGAACCTGATGAGGCACACCTTGTTCCTGATGA GGATGCTAAAGATGGTCTCATACATCCTGTGGAAGAACGTGCCGCAG GGAGCAGCTACGACTTGCTACGTTGCGCTACATCCGAGCGTGAAGGGCGTGTCGGGGAAGTACTTCGTCGACTGCAACGAGGCGAAGCCGAGCTCGTTGGCCGGAGACGAAACCCTGGCGAGGAGGCTGTGGGACTTCAGCGAGAAGCTGGTTAAAGCCAAAAGTTGTGACCGTCGGTGA